One Oryza glaberrima chromosome 11, OglaRS2, whole genome shotgun sequence genomic region harbors:
- the LOC127755568 gene encoding uncharacterized protein LOC127755568, translating into METLPTRGRSNTKKVKASGGSTDEARQLEAKRLSLYSRRNHKRRTTQEITFFGLIWKRSKNDLRSSKLKADDVILRSRDGVGSPMKPTCFLCFKPYRSDLMYIRCESCRNWFHGDALELEEGRIAQLISYRCCRCRRRPLPKCPHSDFYYSKVPEPQPVSQENADDMLSSEEAAGADGDPPLDSSGGVEPTVEETVGANFSANMKSSVPGSVQETIYMDGSSHPTHPVSKGVAKEVRPYDACVAWYVPGTCRRSAPGDDSPPQAATVGSNFANDHSVILHQAYDGFRAIAAETGSLYEHLRQKDHQTSDDIMITLDKLQQIALHHMKDIACHQANNVVQPSDQSNSRAPVPDTDAAPP; encoded by the exons ATGGAGACATTGCCAACCCGTGGAAGGAGCAACACGAAGAAGGTGAAGGCGAGTGGGGGCAGCACGGATGAGGCGAGGCAGCTGGAGGCGAAGCGCCTGTCCTTGTACTCACGGAGAAATCACAAGCGTAGAACCACACAAGAGATCACTTTCTTTGGGCTCATATGGAAGAGAAGCAAGAATGACCTACGTAGCAGCAAGCTCAAGGCAGATGATGTTATTCTTAGAAGCAGGGATGGCGTAGGCTCGCCGATGAAACCGACCTGCTTTCTCTGCTTCAAGCCATATCGATCAGACTTGATGTATATCCGCTGCGAGAGTTGCAGAA ATTGGTTTCATGGAGATGCCCTGGAACTTGAGGAAGGAAGGATAGCTCAATTGATTTCGTACAGATGCTGCAGATGTCGGAGGAGGCCGTTGCCGAAATGTCCTCATTCAGATTTTTACTATTCCAAAGTGCCTGAACCACAACCCGTCAGTCAAGAAAATGCAGATGACATGCTCTCGAGCGAGGAAGCTGCTGGAGCAGATGGAGATCCACCGCTCGATTCATCTGGAGGAGTTGAACCAACTGTAGAAGAAACTGTTGGTGCTAATTTCTCAGCGAACATGAAAAGCTCTGTCCCAGGAAGTGTTCAAGAGACTATCTATATGGATGGTTCTTCCCATCCTACTCATCCTGTCAGCAAGGGGGTTGCGAAG GAGGTCCGGCCATATGATGCATGCGTTGCATGGTATGTACCTGGTACCTGCCGAAGATCGGCCCCTGGGGATGATAGCCCCCCACAAGCTGCTACAGTGGGGAGCAACTTTGCCAACGACCACTCTGTCATACTTCACCAGGCT TATGATGGTTTCCGGGCAATAGCTGCGGAGACAGGCTCATTGTATGAGCATCTAAGGCAAAAAGACCATCAGACAAGTGATGATATCATGATTACCTTGGACAAACTTCAGCAGATTGCTTTGCATCATATGAAGGATATTGCCTGCCATCAAGCCAACAATGTAGTTCAACCATCTGATCAGAGTAATTCTAGGGCTCCAGTGCCAGACACAGATGCTGCTCCACCATAG
- the LOC127754616 gene encoding mediator of RNA polymerase II transcription subunit 4-like, with protein RLSYTKKALSLLNTLQMQFFEAVAELQETLDLQDARARLARETRAKDASILAFAKKLREAHHVLDRLVDDYADYRRDPKRPRGAAAADDPEPVSDGDFGASLHSKLDLLKQQLI; from the coding sequence CGACTCTCCTACACCAAGAAGGCGTTGTCGCTGCTCAACACGCTCCAGATGCAGTTTTTCGAGGCCGTCGCCGAGCTGCAGGAGACCCTCGACCTGCAGGACGCGCGCGCCCGCCTTGCCCGTGAGACGCGCGCCAAGGACGCATCGATCCTCGCCTTCGCCAAGAAGCTCCGCGAGGCACACCACGTGCTCGACCGCCTCGTCGACGACTACGCCGACTACCGCCGTGACCCCAAGCGCCCgcgcggcgcagcggcggcggacgacccCGAACCGGTGTCAGACGGCGACTTCGGCGCGTCGCTGCACTCCAAGCTCGATTTGCTGAAACAACAATTGATTTGA